Sequence from the Symbiopectobacterium purcellii genome:
GCTGGAAATGATCCCGGTGCTACTGGTGGTCTCCCTGTTAGTGTTCGGTTTTATCAAGCTGTTACCCGGCGATCCGGCGCGGATTTATGCCGGGCCGGATGCCCCGATTGCCGCCGTGGAGGCCGCTCGCCAACTGTTAGGGCTCAACGATCCGTTGCCGCAGCAGTATGTTCGTTGGCTGGGTGGCTTGTTGCGCGGCGATCTGGGCATCACCTATCGCACGCAGCAACCCGTGATGGACGTGATCGCCAAAAGCTTTATGCCCACCATGTGGCTGGCGCTGGCAGGCTTCGCCTGGTCAGTGGTACTCGGCCTGTTGATTGGCGTGGTATCGGGACTAAAACGTGGAAAGTGGCAGGATTGGACGCTGATGAGCGCCGCTGTCGGCGGTATCTCCATGCCACCTTTCTGGCTCGGATTGCTGCTGATCCAGTTTGTGGCGATGCCGTTCGGGGTGTTTTCCGTCAGCGGTTTTAACCAGCCGAGCGATATTGTGTTACCCGCTCTGACGCTGGGTGCTTCCGTGGCCGCGGTGATGGCGCGCTTCACCCGCTCCGCCTTCCTTGAAGTGGCACAGGAAGATTATGTCCGTACCGCACGATCTAAAGGATTACGCCAACGGCTGATCACCTGGAAGCACATCATGCGCAATGCGCTGATCCCCATCATCACCATGCTCGGCCTGCAATTTGGTTTTCTGCTGGGCGGTTCGATTGTGGTGGAAAGCGTCTTCAGTTGGCCCGGATTGGGCTGGCTGCTGATTGAATCGATCAAAACGCAGGACCAGCCGGTGATTCAGGCGCTGGTCATGCTGTTTGTGTTCGAGTTTATTGTTATCAACCTGCTGGTCGACCTGCTCTACGCCGTGGTTAACCCAGCCATTCGTTTACGCTAGGAGCGATCATGAGCCACGCTACCGATCCCACGATGACCGCCGCCGCGCAGGATAACGCCACCATCCGTTCACCGATGCGTGATTTTTGGCAGGCTTTTATCCAAAACCCGCTGGCGCTGGTGTCCGGCGGATTTATTCTGCTCTTGGTGCTGGTCGCGGCCTTCGCCCCTTGGCTAGCCCCTTATAACCCGATGGACCCGGATTGGATGGCACTGTCCGCACCGCCTTCCGCCAGCCATTGGATGGGGACCGACGATCTGGGACGCGATGTGATGAGCCGTATTATCTACGGTTCGCGCATCTCCTTATATATTGGTCTGTTTTCCGTCACGCTTGGCATGGTTGTCGGCATTGTATTGGGTCTGCTGGCCGGGTTTTATGGCCGCTGGATTGATATGCTGATCATGCGTAGCGCCGATGTGCTGTTCGCCTTCCCCGGTATGCTGCTGGCTATCGCGGTGGTCGCCATTCTCGGCCCTGGCTTGAATAACGTGATTATCGCCGTCGCAGTATTCAGCGTGCCGGTGTTCGCACGTATCGTACGCGCTTCTGCCTTAACCCTGAAACAAGCCGCCTACGTGGAGGCGGTGCGCAGTGCCGGTGCGCCGGATCGCATCTTGCTGATCCGCCATATTCTGCCTGCCACCTTGCCGAACGTGATCGTCTATTTCACCATGCGCATTGGTACCAGTATTCTCACGGCGGCCAGCCTGAGCTTTATCGGTCTTGGCCCTGAGCCAGATGTGCCTGAGTGGGGGAATATCCTCGCGATGAGCCGCAGCATGATGATGGCCGGTCAATGGCACGTCAGTGTCTTCCCCGGTCTGGCGATTTTCTTCACCGTGCTGTCATTCAATTTGTTA
This genomic interval carries:
- a CDS encoding ABC transporter permease subunit; amino-acid sequence: MFAYIVRRLLEMIPVLLVVSLLVFGFIKLLPGDPARIYAGPDAPIAAVEAARQLLGLNDPLPQQYVRWLGGLLRGDLGITYRTQQPVMDVIAKSFMPTMWLALAGFAWSVVLGLLIGVVSGLKRGKWQDWTLMSAAVGGISMPPFWLGLLLIQFVAMPFGVFSVSGFNQPSDIVLPALTLGASVAAVMARFTRSAFLEVAQEDYVRTARSKGLRQRLITWKHIMRNALIPIITMLGLQFGFLLGGSIVVESVFSWPGLGWLLIESIKTQDQPVIQALVMLFVFEFIVINLLVDLLYAVVNPAIRLR
- a CDS encoding ABC transporter permease subunit, with amino-acid sequence MSHATDPTMTAAAQDNATIRSPMRDFWQAFIQNPLALVSGGFILLLVLVAAFAPWLAPYNPMDPDWMALSAPPSASHWMGTDDLGRDVMSRIIYGSRISLYIGLFSVTLGMVVGIVLGLLAGFYGRWIDMLIMRSADVLFAFPGMLLAIAVVAILGPGLNNVIIAVAVFSVPVFARIVRASALTLKQAAYVEAVRSAGAPDRILLIRHILPATLPNVIVYFTMRIGTSILTAASLSFIGLGPEPDVPEWGNILAMSRSMMMAGQWHVSVFPGLAIFFTVLSFNLLGDALRDTLDPKLKNA